Proteins from a single region of Thunnus albacares chromosome 16, fThuAlb1.1, whole genome shotgun sequence:
- the LOC122965488 gene encoding uncharacterized protein LOC122965488, translating into MNMGIVDHSSYYTIQDTHCMDTIKECWNEKRAEIVQSLQDRDVAIMTDGGMDSPGHCAQYCTYTTMENESRAILSIITGLKESGLRCSSQRGDVIGVHGGGVVAMVAAGSMVTSSVCSMRRVGVRPLVSSASASSLSGSSSPSSAATSFTRTCTLSSLCHSSSGSSSPYYASSTRTRTCPLSSLCCSSSPSFCTTWTCTLFSSSSLCHSSFSSSSPPFASCGTGT; encoded by the exons ATGAACATGGGCATTGTGGACCACAGCTCTTACTACACTATCCAGGACACCCACTGTATGGACACCATAAAGGAGTGCTGGAATGAGAAAAGAGCGGAGATAGTACAGAGCCTACAAGACAGAGATGTTGCGATCATGA CGGATGGAGGAATGGACAGCCCCGGGCACTGTGCCCAATACTGCACATACACCACCATGGAAAATGAGTCACGGGCAATCCTCTCCATCATCACCGGGTTGAAGGAGTCAGGGCTCCGTTGTAGCAGTCAGCGTGGTGATGTCATTGGTGTGCATGGGGGTGGCGTTGTTGCCATGGTTGCAGCAGGCAGCATGGTGACGTCATCAGTGTGCAGCATGCGTCGGGTTGGCGTTAGACCCCTGgtctcctctgcctctgcctcttcCCTGTCTGgttcctcctccccctcctctgctGCCACCTCTTTCACTAGAACCTGcactctttcctctctctgtcattcCTCCTCTGGCTCTTCCTCTCCGTACTATGCCTCTTCCACCAGGACCAGGAcctgccctctctcctctctctgttgctcttcctctccatccttttgTACCACATGGACCTgcactcttttctcttcctcctctctctgccactCTTCCTTTAGTTCATCCTCTCCACCCTTTGCCTCTTGTGGCACTGGCACCTGA